Proteins from one Cryptomeria japonica chromosome 4, Sugi_1.0, whole genome shotgun sequence genomic window:
- the LOC131036121 gene encoding taxadiene synthase-like translates to MFRALEDGEMSPSAYDTVWVAMVPAEDGSHTPHFPQAIKWLIQHQLEDGSWGLHSMFLLCDHFLSTLTFVVALLSWNTRNPNAKKGYIYIPLSPDFEIVFPALMKKVESLGLNLSYNTSLMNKRAALLTDIISMERDIPTQVLNALEGLEEIFDWKKIMMFQSKDGSFLSSPASTACVLINTGDEKCFSFLKNLMDKFSGCVPCLYPIDLLERLSLVDNIERLGIGRHFKEEIKLSLDYVYGYWSEKGIGWGRESLFADLNTIKLCCFYDSDMDKISEVLNNFKDENGCFFSFSGPVLAKDT, encoded by the exons ATGTTCAGAGCTCTTGAAGATGGAGAAATGAGTCCCTCAGCTTATGACACTGTCTGGGTAGCAATGGTTCCTGCCGAGGATGGATCTCACACCCCACACTTTCCTCAGGCCATAAAATGGCTTATCCAGCACCAGCTAGAGGATGGTTCGTGGGGgcttcattcaatgtttctctTATGCGATCATTTTCTTAGTACTCTCACTTTTGTTGTTGCCCTTCTCAGTTGGAATACAAGAAACCCTAATGCAAAGAAAGGTTATATTTATATtccatt ATCTCCAGATTTTGAAATAGTTTTTCCTGCATTGATGAAAAAGGTAGAATCTCTAGGGTTGAATCTTTCATATAATACTTCTTTGATGAACAAACGAGCAGCACTGCTTACCGA CATTATCTCCATGGAGCGGGATATTCCAACACAAGTGCTGAATGCATTGGAGGGACTTGAGGAAATATTTGACTGGAAAAAGATAATGATGTTCCAGAGCAAAGATGGATCTTTCCTTAGCTCGCCTGCTTCCACTGCCTGTGTACTCATAAATACTGGCGATGAGAAATGCTTTAGCTTTTTGAAAAATCTAATGGACAAATTCAGTGGGTGCG TGCCATGCTTGTATCCAATCGATCTGCTTGAACGCCTTTCCCTGGTTGATAATATTGAGCGTCTTGGAATAGGTCGACATTTCAAAGAAGAAATCAAACTGTCTCTTGACTATGTTTATGG ATATTGGAGTGAAAAGGGTATTGGATGGGGTAGAGAGAGCCTATTTGCAGATCTCAATACTATTAAACTGTGTTGTTTTTATGATTCTGACATGGATAAAATCTCAGAGGTGCTCAATAATTTCAAAGATGAAAATGGATGCTTCTTCTCCTTTTCTGGCCCTGTTCTGGCCAAAGACACATAG